In Trichoderma breve strain T069 chromosome 4, whole genome shotgun sequence, the following proteins share a genomic window:
- a CDS encoding coA binding domain-containing protein: MAAVTEATAKRFFSSPFFAVVGASSNPAKFGHKVHAWYLNHDLPVTPINPASKTVTVNDEDYPTLPDVKSLPKPTETSVSIITHPGITINVLKEAKSVGIPAVWLQPGTFDKDVLDFALADGTFEAVVYGDGGRGSEGWCVLVDGGKALKDAGKL; the protein is encoded by the exons ATGGCTGCAGTCACCGAGGCCACGGCCAagcgcttcttctcatctccctTCTTTGCGGTTGTGGGAGCTAGCTCCAACCCCGCCAAATTTGGTCACAAAG TTCATGCCTGGTATCTGAATCATGATCTGCCCGTCACTCCCATCAACCCAGCGTCCAAGACCGTCACGGTGAATGACGAGGATTATCCTACATTGCCAGATGTGAAGTCACTACCGAAGCCGACAGAAACGTCTgtctccatcatcactcaccccggcatcaccatcaatgTCCTCAAGGAAGCCAAGAGCGTTGGTATTCCTGCGGTCTGGCTGCAGCCCGGCACTTTTGACAAGGACGTTCTGGACTTCGCTTTGGCTGACGGAACTTTTGAGGCTGTCGTCTACGGAGATGGAGGCCGGGGCTCTGAGGGCTGGTGCGTCCTTGTTGATGGTGGAAAAGCTTTGAAGGATGCTGGAAAGTTGTAG
- a CDS encoding peptidase family m3 domain-containing protein: MAPEQFRNPPQRPPVFTATAESILADAKKSADQSKSVLDQIVASVTPETATFDNTLKPILIDGNDSSGPQNILTFYQHVSTNESLREASTKAEELLNDFYIEAKMREDVFKLVDAAYATRESQNLDKESLHILEKERQKYIRNGLLLPPGEKRDRFKEIQKRLSQLCIQGKKNLNEEKGGVWFTPQELEGVPKDDIDVDTLEKGTGENEGKVKVTFKYNHFTPLSKYAIHEDTRRRYIIADSNKVNNNVEIFKEIMVLRDEAARLLGYPNHASVRIEEKMAKSPTRVNEFLGDLRTRLAPGGEKEVQKLTEYKKRDYEERGIPFDGNFYMWDAGYYTRIMKEKEYSVDEVAISQYYPAESTFAGMLKIFEEIFGFVFVELGPEDRARLSPTGKAEDISWHEDVIVYSVWDEAAKGGEFCGYLYLDLFPRDNKYGHYANFGIEPGFLTVDGKRSYPSTSLVCNFSKPTATKPSLLKHHEVVTFFHELGHGIHDLAGRSRFSYTHGTATVADFVEAPSQMLENWCWTPSVLKSLSKHWETGESIPDELVEKLVKTKHLNSAIGALSQLVIGTFDMTVHGPKSNEEAKDIHYGRLWNQLRHDISGIKGPEDAGETIEWGNRYATIGHFLGGYDAGYYGYLYSEVFSLDMFHSFFKKNPMDGKEGRRYRHTVLERGGSIEEMEFLKEFLGREPSTEAFYEELGISAK; this comes from the exons ATGGCTCCCGAGCAATTTCGAAACCCGCCGCAGCGGCCGCCGGTCTTTACGGCCACGGCTGAATCCATTCTGGCTGATGCGAAGAAGAGCGCCGACCAGAGCAAGAGTGTCTTGGATCAAATCGTCGCCAGCGTGACTCCCGAGACTGCTACTTTCGACAACACTCTGAAGCCCATCCTCATTGATGGCAACGATTCTTCAGGCCCCCAGAACATCCTGACCTTTTATCAACATGTATCGACAAACGAGTCCCTCCGAGAAGCTTCCaccaaggctgaagagctctTGAACGATTTCTATATTGAGGCAAAGATGCGAGAGGATGTGTTTAAGCTGGTGGACGCGGCCTATGCCACTCGAGAGTCTCAAAACTTGGACAAAGAGTCGCTCCATATCTTAGAGAAGGAACGCCAAAAGTACATACGCAAcggcttgcttcttccacctggagagaagagagaccGCTTCAAGGAGATCCAGAAGCGCCTTAGTCAACTCTGCATccagggcaagaagaatctCAACGAGGAAAAGGGTGGAGTCTGGTTTACTCCCCAGGAGCTCGAGGGAGTGCCCAAAGATGATATTGATGTCGACACGCTCGAAAAGGGAACTGGCGAAAACGAAGGAAAAGTGAAGGTCACATTCAAATACAATCACTTTACCCCTTTGAGCAAGTATGCTATACATGAAGATACCAGACGCAGATATATTATTGCGGATTCCAACAAG GTAAACAACAATGTCGAAATCTTCAAGGAGATTATGGTGCttcgagatgaagctgctcgacTTTTAGGCTACCCGAACCATGCAAGCGTCCGgattgaggagaagatggcaaagTCGCCGACCCGCGTCAACGAGTTTTTGGGCGACTTGAGAACTCGCTTGGCCCCTGGAGGCGAGAAGGAAGTCCAGAAACTCACAGAATACAAGAAGCGAGACTATGAAGAGCGCGGCATCCCCTTTGACGGCAACTTTTATATGTGGGATGCTGGTTACTACACGAGAAtcatgaaagaaaaggagtaCAGCGTAGATGAGGTCGCAATCTCACAGTACTACCCAGCAGAATCAACATTTGCTGGCATGCTGAAGATTTTTGAAGAAATCTTTGGCTTCGTCTTTGTTGAGCTCGGCCCGGAGGATCGCGCGCGACTGAGCCCCACCGGAAAGGCTGAAGATATCTCTTGGCATGAAGATGTCATCGTTTACAGCGTCTGGGATGAGGCCGCTAAGGGCGGTGAGTTCTGCGGCTACCTATACCTTGATCTCTTCCCTAGAGACAACAAGTACGGACATTATGCAAACTTTGGAATCGAGCCCGGCTTCCTCACGGTAGATGGAAAGCGAAGCTACCCTTCAACCTCTCTGGTGTGCAATTTCAGCAAGCCAACCGCGACCAAGCCGTCGCTGCTCAAGCACCATGAAGTCGTTACCTTCTTCCACGAGCTTGGCCACGGCATCCATGACCTTGCTGGCCGATCTCGTTTCAGCTATACCCATGGCACTGCCACCGTGGCTGATTTCGTTGAAGCACCCTCTCAAATGCTTGAGAACTGGTGCTGGACGCCAAGTGTATTGAAATCGCTGTCGAAGCACTGGGAGACTGGGGAAAGCATCCCCGACGAGCTTGTAGAGAAGCTGGTAAAGACCAAGCATCTCAACTCTGCAATCGGCGCGCTGTCTCAGCTCGTTATCGGAACTTTTGACATGACCGTTCATGGCCCGAAGTCcaatgaagaagccaaagataTACATTATGGCAGGCTCTGGAACCAGCTCCGTCATGACATCTCGGGCATCAAGGGCCCAGAGGATGCTGGCGAAACTAT TGAATGGGGCAACCGATATGCCACCATTGGTCATTTCCTCGGCGGTTACGATGCCGGCTACTATGGCTACCTCTATTCTGAAGTCTTCTCGTTGGACATGTTCCATTctttcttcaagaagaaccCAATGGACGGTAAGGAAGGCCGACGATACCGCCACACGGTGCTGGAAcgcggcggcagcatcgAAGAGATGGAGTTTTTGAAGGAGTTTTTGGGCAGAGAGCCTAGCACCGAGGCGTTTTACGAAGAGTTGGGCATTTCTGCCAAATAA
- a CDS encoding EF-hand domain-containing protein: MASNQFDSQASTNYKEAFALFDKRGNGRCAVDSLGDLLRACGQNPTLAEIQELEKGLGGEFDFETFQRILNRPGGFRDPGEPEEYCRGFQVFDKDMTGFIGVGQLKYILTNLGEKMTEEEVDELLKAVDTSSGQINYTDLVRTILAN; this comes from the exons ATGGCTTCTAATCAGTTTGATTCCCAGGCCTCGACCAACTACAAGGAGGCTTTTGCCCTGTTCGACAAGCGCGGCAACGGTCGCTGTGCCGTCGACTCGCTGGGTGACCTGCTGCGAGCATGCGGCCAGAACCCCACGCTGGCTGAGAtccaggagctggagaagggccTCGGAGGCGAAT TTGATTTCGAGACCTTCCAGCGCATCCTGAACCGACCCGGCGGATTCCGCGACCCTGGCGAGCCCGAAGAATACTGCCGTGGCTTCCAAGTGTTTGATAAAGACATGACGGGCTTTATCGGCGTCGGCCAGCTCAAGTACATCCTGACCAACCTGggcgagaagatgacggaggaggaggtcgatgagctgctcaaggctgTGGACACCAGCTCTGGCCAGATCAACTACACAG ATCTTGTCCGAACTATCCTCGCCAACTAA